The segment ATATCTCTGGCGAGCTAAAAACCATGACCTTTTTTAAAGAGTTCAGCGGCACCCAGGTTAACAAACGCACCAGCTCGGTGGGCGGAGATATTCAATATCGCAGCCCACAAATCGGCGGTTTTAGCGCCGGGGTGGGCGTGTACGGGGCGTATAACCTCGGGCTGAATCCTTCCGACCCGGAACGTACCGAAATCTATCTGCCGTCGGAAAACACCACGGTGCTGGGTAAAGCCTTCCTGCGTTATCAGGGCTATGGCTTTGATTTGCAGGGAGGACGTTTAGGTCTGGATACGCCGTTTGCCAATGAAGGGGAAGGCTGGACCATGATCCCGGCGCTGTATCAGGGATTCGGCGGCAGTTATGCGTTGGATGATAAGGGCGACCTGAAACTCAACGCCTGGCGCATCTACCGCTTCAAACCGGAAAGTTCCGACCAGTTCGGCAAAGGGGATGCCGGTAACCCGGAAATCGAGGACACCAGCATGCCGTCGGTGGACAGCGACGGTTTCACCACGGTGGGGCTGCGCTACGGTCAGCAGTGGAATACGGTGGCGGAAGCCTGGTACTACAACTTCGATAAACGCGCTCAGCTGGGCTACGGTGGCGTCCAGCTACCGGTTTCGGCGTTGAAATTCGGCAACTGGACACCGTACTGGGGCGCGCAGTATCTGCATGAATGGGATGCCAGCGACCAGGCGTATCCTTATCACAATATCGATACCGATCTTTATTCCGGGCGTATCGGCATGAAAACCCGCAATCATGATCTGTATTTCGCCGCGACGTATGTGCCACGCAAAGATGATGCCTTCCTTAACGGTGGCTTCTTCGCGCCTTATAGCTACGGTATTTACGACCATACCCCGCTCGAAAGTGGTCAGCCGTTGGTGTCGATGGTCACCACCAACCAGCCGGGCAAGGCCTTTGCCTTACGCTACGCGTACCATGATGAAAAGTATCTCGGGGTGTTTGGCGTGACGCGTCTGGAACTGGAGGATTCCAGCGGGATCTACTATCCGCTACCGGCGGAGAACATCAATGCCGCCTTTATGATCCTCGGCTATAACGTCACGCCGCGTCTGCATCTGGAATTCGAGTTTGACTACGTCCATTCACCGAATGAGGTGACGGGTAACTACCATGCGGAACGTCTGCGTCTGGTATATCGCTTTGGCGCGAAAATGGCAGATGATGATTATTAATCAGGAGATGATATGAGCCGACGCGAAAGTATCTATATTGATGCCTTTCCCCATACCAATCCGATCCCGGCGGCGTGTCGGATAGGCGCGATGTTGTATTCCGGGGTGATCTACGGACGCGACCCACAGACCCAGCAGGTGCCTGCCGATCTCGGCGAGCAGTGCGCGCTGATGTTTAGCCATATCGAAAGCATCGTTAAGGCGGCGGGTGGCACGCTGGAGGACGTCATTAAGGTGACGTTATGGATGCAGGATAAATCGCAACGTGAGGTGGTGA is part of the Pantoea phytobeneficialis genome and harbors:
- a CDS encoding RidA family protein, coding for MSRRESIYIDAFPHTNPIPAACRIGAMLYSGVIYGRDPQTQQVPADLGEQCALMFSHIESIVKAAGGTLEDVIKVTLWMQDKSQREVVNRYWLATFPDANARPARHALDGNFSGNTLIQCDFIAVLDR